Part of the Paenibacillus sp. FSL R7-0273 genome is shown below.
GCCGGTTTATTACATCGTCATACTGAATGACATGCAGCAGCGTGTCATAATGGATCCCTTCAACTACATGCTGTGCGGATTCAATGCTCAGGCTGACCAGCCTGCCTTCAAGCGGGCTGTTTTCATCGTGGCCCAATTTCAGCATTTTGCGGCTAAGCGAATCCGAACCGAAGCGCTGGAACAGAGAATCCTCCAGCGAGAGGAAGAAACGGCTGGAGCCCGGATCTCCCTGCCGGCCTGAGCGTCCGCGGAGCTGGTGGTCGATCCGCCGGCTCTCATGCCGCTCTGTTCCGATGACATGTAACCCTCCGGCCTCGGCGGTGCCTTCCCCAAGCTGAATATCGGTGCCTCTTCCCGCCATATTAGTAGCGATTGTAACCGCACCCTTCCGGCCGGCCACGGCGATGATTTCGGCTTCCTCAGCATGCCGGCGGGCATTCAGCACCCGGTGCGAAATTCCGGCCTCCTGCAGAAGTGCCGATAATTTTTCCGATCTCTCGATAGAGACGGTTCCGATCAGGACAGGCTGGCCGTTGGCATGCCGTTCAAGCACCTCGGAGAGGATTGCACTGTTCTTGGCAGTTTCGGTCAGATAGACAAGATCCTCCAGGTCAGTGCGGATGCAGGGCAGACGGGTCGGAATCCGGACGACATGCAGTCCGTAGACCTGACGGAATTCATTATGCTCTGTAACGGCAGTTCCGGTCATTCCGGCAAGCCTCGGATATCCGGCAAAATAATGCTGAAGGGTCATCGCTGCCCTGGTAACCATCTCCGTTCCGACGTGCAGCCCTTCCTTTTCTTCGATCGCCTGATGGAGACCGTCGCTGTATCTGCGGCCGGGCATCAGGCGCCCGGTATTAGGGTCAATAAGCAGAATGGTATTATCCTTGACGATATATTCGATATCCCGCCTGATAAGGTGGTGGGCTCTGAGCGCCTGATTGAGATGGTGGTGAATCAGGGAATGCTCAGGATCAAACAGGTTATCAATCATGAATTCACGCTCGGTCTTCCGGACGCAGAGTTCGGTCAGGGTAAGGGTTTTGGCCTTCAGGTCAATGCTGAAATCAAAGCCTTCCCTAAGCGGTAGAATGAAGCGGTTCATCCGGTAGTACAGCATAGAAGGGCGCTGTCCCCTGCCGGAGATAATCAGCGGGGTCCGGGCTTCATCAATGAGAATGGAGTCCACCTCATCAATCATTGCATAATAGAGCGGGCGCTGGACCAGCTGCTCGCTGTACAGGGACAAGTGGTCGTGCAGATAATCGAAGCCGAATTCACTTGCAGTACCGTAAGTGAGATCGCAGGCGTAAGCCCGGCGCTTCTGGTCCCGGCTCATGCCGTTCAGCGTACAGCCGACGGAAAGACCCAGGAACTGATATACGGCCTGAAGCTGGGTGCTGTCTCGGACGGCCAGATACTCATTGGCTGTAACGATATGAACGCCTTTGCCAGTCAGGGCATGGACATAGCCGGCCGGAATACTGGCTAATGTCTTTCCTTCACCGGTCTTCATCTCCGCAATATCGCCTTCAAGCAGAGCTGCACCTGCCAGAAGCTGCACATCGTAGAGGATAAGCCCCAGGACCCGGCAGACTGCTTCGCGCACAACAGCAAAGGCCTCAGGCAAAAGCTCGTACAGCGGCTCGCCGTTATTAATCCGTGTGCGGAAGACAGCGGTCCGGGCTCTAAGCCCGTCGTCACTAAGCGCCGTAATCTCCGGAGCTATTCTATCCATACTTTCAATGATCCGGCTGAGCCTGTTTAGCTCCCAGTCCTCATGATTAAATATCTTCTGAACTTGTCGCAGCATCGCTGTTCCTCCTTAACGTGCCGGTTCATCGGCATCCTCATATTCCAATTGCAGTGCAGACATCCGGTACGGATCGGCGTCATCTATGGCATTCCGTTCTTCCCGGCTAAGCTTGCGCAGCGTCAGGGACAGCCACATTTGGCTGGCTATACATACGGAGGAGTATACGCCTGTAATCAGACCCAGCGTCATTGCCAGGGAAAACAGTCGGATAGACTCACTGCCCCAGAACAGAATGGCCGCAGAGGCAAAGAGTACGCATAAAAATGTATTTACCGAGCGGAGCAGTGTCTGGTTAATGCTTGTATTTACGATATGCTCCAGCTGTTTACGGTCACGGGGGATACCGCCCTTCAGGTTCTCGCGGATCCGGTCGAAGATGACCACTGTATCATTGATGGAATAGCCGATAATAGTCAGCATTGCTGCGATAAACGGAAGATTGATTTCAAGCTGAAAGATAGAAAATATAGTGATTACAACGAACACATCATGGAGCAGGGCAATAATCGCTCCAAAGGCAAATCTTTTTTCAAAGCGCAGACCGACATATACCAGAATAGCCAGACAGGACAGTGCTACTGCCAGGCCGGCCTTCTTGGCGAACTCTCTGGCGATATCCGGATCAACGGTGTTCTCCTCAAGACTGGCAGTACCGCCGATCCGGGCTGTCAGAGCATTGCCGATAATCGAGGCGTTTCCGCTGTCAGGCGGAAAGGTCTCATTAAAGCGCAGTGACACCCGGTCTGCAGCTTCTCCGCCGATGGTGACTACTGCAGGCTGAAACCCGGCTTCACGGATGATGCTCTCTGCCTGCGGCTGCGTGATGCTTTGCGAGAGCTGAATATCAAGTGAGGTGCCTGCACGGAAATCGACGCCGTAATTCACCTGCTGAATCAGCAGGCTGACGATGCCAATGACCGACAGCACACCGGAAAAGGCATAGAAATATTTGCGCGATCCCGTAAAATTAAAGCTCCGGTGAGAGGCTGTAACCTCATGTGCTTCATGCGCACCGAATGCATGAATCCCGGACGGCTTCACACTGTACCATCTGCTGTTCTGCAGCCGGCCGGAGCGCCCAAGCTGGCGGAGCAGCCACTGGGAGAAATAGACATTGGTAAGGATGCTCAGCACAATGCTCAGAATCATGGTTACTGCAAATCCTTTAATGGCTCCCGAGCCGAGCGAGAACATACAGATGGCAGAGATCAGTGCCGTTACATTGGAGTCCATAATGGTCCTGAAGGAATGACGGGAGCCGGCTGTAAGCGCGGACGGCAGGCTTTTGCCGGAGCGGAGCTCCTCCTTAATCCGCTCATAGGTAATGATATTAGCGTCAACGGCCATCCCGACGCCGAGCACAAAGGCGGCTATTCCCGGGAGGGTCATGACAGCCTGGACCAGATTGAAGCAGATCAGCAGCAGCCACCCGTAGGTGATCAGGGTGAAGGAAGCAATTAATCCGGGCAGCCGGTAAAAGACCAGCATAAACAGCAGCACTACTATAGAGCCGATTGCTGCAGCCCGCAGTGTTTGTGTTAAAGCTTCCTGACCGAGAGAGGCGCCGATGGTCTGGTTCAGCTTCTCATTCAGCTTCAGAGGCAGTGCCCCCATATTAATGATGTCTGCAAGCTCAGAAGCTTCTTTCTGTGAGAAAGCGCCGACAATCCGCATTTGTCCGTTCGTCATGACCGCCTGGACGACCGGATCAGTAAGCAGCTCCCCGTCCAGTTCAAACCGGATTTGCCGGTTCAGCAGGCGGGTTGACATTTCCTTGAGTTTATCCGGGTTTTTCAGTGTGACGAGGACACCCGGATGGCCTAATTCATCGCGTACTGCCAGCGTTTCCCCCTCGACAAAGTCATCTCCGCGAAGCTCAAGTGAACCGTCCGGACCAACTACCGTCAGTTCGGCCGGTTTGCCGAGCAGCTCTCTGATATTCTGCTCATCAGTAACGCCCGGAAGGCGGACGCGTATCCGGTTCGTGCCTTCTGTCCAGATTTCAGGCTCGGAGGTACCGAGTGCGTTAACTCTTTTTTCCAGACTGGCAGCTGTCTGCCGGAGGCTCTCCGGCGTAATTACACCACCGGGCTCAAGCGGCTGAGCTTCATACAGCACCTCGAACCCGCCCTTCAGGTCAAGCCCGAGCCGCACCTCCTCCAGAACCCTGGGAATGGTTGCTGTTATAATAGTACAAAGAATAATTACCGTTGCTGTAAAAGCAAATATTCGTCTGCGGTTTATCGTCACGCTGCAGGTTCCTCCCGTATGAAGCCGTAAAGCCGTTTCCGGCTGTGATCCTTCAAATTTTATTGTTTTGCTGCTATAGTAGAGGCTGTCTGGATGATCATTCATAACAAAAGAAATGAAGGTGGTTTCTTGAGCAGCGACAAACCGCGTCTGACCCTTTCCATGGTTGTCCGCAATGAACAGGGACGATACCTCAGGCATGCCCTGGAACGCCATCGGCATTATATCAGTGATGCCGTTATTATTGATGACGGCAGTACAGACGGAACCCCGGGGCTGTGCCTGGAAATGCTTCAGGGAATAGAAGTCAAACTGATCCGGAATCAGGCCTCACGGTTCAGCAATGAAATTGAACTGCGCCGGCAGCAATGGGAGGAGACGGTTGCCGTTAAGCCGGACTGGATCCTGAATCTGGATGCGGATGAGTGGTTTGAGGATGCCTTTGACGGGCAGGTAGAATCTCTTATATCCAGGGATGGCGTATATCTGTATTCCTTCCGCCTTTATGATTTTTGGACTATGTCAGCCTACAGGGATGATGCATACTGGCAGGCACACCATTATTACCGTCCGTTCCTGCTCCGTTATGAGCCGGGCTACCAATATACTTGGCGTGAAACCAGCCAGCACTGCGGACGTTTTCCCGACAATATATATGGGCTGCACAATGAAATATCCGGGCTGCGCCTCAAGCATCTGGGCTGGGCCAGGGCAGAGGACCGCGTCAGCAAGCACCGCCGCTACATGGAGCTTGATCCGGGAGGCATTAACGGCAGTCTTGCCCAGTATCATTCCATCCTCGATCCGGAGCCCCGGCTGTTGGAATGGGAGGACTGATTCTTCTTGCCGTCTGTAAAAGGCTGTCTCCCGTTCAAATGCCGGAGACAGCCTTTTTTGTCATTTCCGGCCATTTGGTCTTAGCCGGTTTCTTGGATAGCGGACTGCATTTCAGCGGAGCCGAGCTTGTCCAGCAATGCACTGCGGTTAGTAAGTAAAACCGGATGATCCGGGTTATAGGTAAGCCCTTGCTCATTGTATTCGTATGCTGTCTGCCAGCTGCCGAGCCTGCTGTAACAGACGCATAGCTGAATGCAGGGCTTCCAGGTCCACGTATCTTTGCCGGGCAGGGTTTCCCAGTGAGCCGGACGTGGTGCAGCCAGCGCCTGCTTGAGCCAGCGGAGCGCTTCCTCCCAGGCCTGCTGATCCATCCATTTGGCGCCGATTCTGAAGCTAAGCTCAGCCCGGCTGCAGCTAACTGCAGCTTTGGTAAGCAAGACGAGGCCTTTTTCTGTATCGCCGAGTCTGCCGTAACAGGCATCGAGCTCCAGCAGCGCGGTAACCTGTTCATCCTCGCTCCCCTGATTCTCCATAAGAAACTGCTCAAGCCGCTGAGCTGCGGCCTCATCATATCCGTAGTGAATATATTCCAAGGCTATTTCCAGGTCCGAGCCCGCCGCTTGCGCTGCCTGGCTGCAGGCTTCAAAAAACGCAGAGCAGCCGGCCAGATCCGAGCTGCGGTAGATATGATAGGCAGGGTAGGTCGTTTCAACAAACATCTGCAGCCCGAGTGCAGCAGCACGGACACAGAAATGGCGGTCCTCGCCCCAGTAGCCAAGATTGGGAATCTCCGCGAACCGCACGCCCTGCAGCAGTGCCTGCCGGCTTATGAGCGTGCAGGCTCCGAGACCGCCGACCTCATGCAGGCCCGGCCGGCGCAGCTTCGCATAGAAGCTCTGAACCTGGCTCCAGCACTGCCGGGGGGTTAGCTCCTCACGCCTGGTTAGAGGATGCTGGCCGTATTCACTGTGCAGCCATACCTGCGGCATCTCCATTGTATCTGTCTGCCACCGGGTCCAGAATATAGCCGATACAAGCTCCTTGCCGCAGTCCAGCAGCGCTTTAAGCGTCTGCGGATGGAACAGCAAATCGGAATCGGCAAGAAAGACATGCGTATAGTCAGCGTCGACGGCTGCCTGCAGAATCTGATCCTTCATCGCGGCGACCCTCCAGACAGCGGCCTCCGGCCAGCGGTGGCTGTCGTCATCACGAAGGTAGGCAGCGGCTCCTTCCTCCGGGGGTGAAACTATGGTTACAGCTCCGCCTGCCCGTCTGGCGAACTGATGCAGAAGCCTGGAGGATGCCGGGTCGGTATTATCATCGACGAACATATAGTCCGCTCCAAGACCGGCTGTATTTAGCTTGCCAAGGGAATGCAGGAACAGGCTGAGTATTTCCGGCTTTTGTCTAATGGGGCTTGCGATAAGCAGCTGCGGGCTGTTCATAGAGGTAGTCCTCTCCTGGGAGATGTTGAATGATAGTGTTATTAATCATAGACAATATAAGGTTGGTGCTGGTGAAAGTTGAATCTTGCAGAGAAGAAGTCTTTTTTGTATGATTTATTACATTATTTGGCCTGTTTGTTTACGCTTCAACCTCTTCTATTATATAGGGGTTCACCTATTTGACACAATCAAAAATGATAGAGCGGGCGGTGTAAGGGACGCTTAAAAAGGCTGCTGTAGTCCGGGTTTTAATCAAAGAGATAGAAATTCATTCCAAACTGGTCTAGAATAACAAGTGCAAGTACTGCCTGCTCTGTCAGGGCAGATAAAGAGGATTGAGAGGAGAAGTGTGGAATGAAGTACCGCAGATTAGGCGGGAGCGGGCTGAAGGTAAGTGAGATCAGCCTGGGAAGCTGGTTGACGTACGGCGGATATGTGGAGCGGGACAATGCTGTTAAAGCTATTGAAACCGCTTACGGATTAGGCGTGAATTTTTTTGATACAGCCAATGTGTATGAAAAGGGTGCGGCCGAGACGCTCCTGGGCGAGACACTGCGCGGATTTCCCCGCGAATCCTATGTCCTGGCCACCAAGGTGTACGGCGTTATGGGCGACGGGCCCAATGACCGCGGGCTGTCCCGCAAGCATATTACGGAGCAGTGCCATGCCAGCCTCAAGCGGCTTGGCGCTGATTATGTGGACATAATGTATTGCCACCGTTATGACCCGGAGACACCGGTAGAGGAAACCCTGCGCACACTGGATGATCTGGTCCGGCAGGGCAAGGTGCTTTATGTCGGTGTTAGTGAATGGACGGCTGCACAGATGACTGAAGCGCTTGCGGTTGCTGACCGCTATCTGCTGGACCGTATTGTCGTCAATCAGCCTATTTATAATATGTTCGAGCGTTACATTGAAAAGGAAATTATTCCGCTTGGAGAGCGTAAGGGCATTGGACAGGTTGTATTCTCACCGCTGGCCCAAGGACTGCTGACCGGAAAATACAGCTCGGCTGATGACATTCCGGAGGATAGCCGTGCGTCCAAGCTGGAGCGGATGCGCCATGGGATCACGGAGGAAAAAATCGCGAAAGTACAGGCGCTAGGCGAAATAGCAGCTGAGCTGGACATCTCTGTAGGCAATCTGGCCCTGTCCTGGATTCTGCGCCAGCCCAATGTGGCCAGCGCACTTGTCGGCGCGAGCAGACCGGAGCAGGTGGAGGAGAATGTTAAGGCTTCAGGTATTGAACTGAACGATGAGGTATTGTCGCGTATTGCCGCTATCATTGAATAGAGAGAGGAGCAGATACAGATGAAGGTACTTTTTATCGGAGGCACAGGATTAATCAGCGAGGCCGTATCGAAGCTTGCAGTAGGACAGGGAATCGAGCTGTATCTGTTTAACCGCGGAGAGCGGGATGCGTTCGTGCCTGAAGGGGCAAAGGTGATCCGGGGGGACATCCGTGATGCGGCGGGAGCTGCTGAAGCCCTGAAGGGTTATGAATTTGATGCCGTTGTAGACTGGATTGCGTTCACGCCGGAGCATGTACAGACCGATATCGGGCTGTTTGCCGGTAAGACGAAGCAGTATATCTTTATCAGCTCAGCCTCGGCCTATCAGAAGCCGCAGCGCAGCTATCTGATTACGGAAGAAACGCCGCTGGTTAATCCGTACTGGGAATATTCCCGCAACAAAATCGCCTGCGAAGAGCTGCTGCTGGAGGAACACCGCAGCAGCGCCTTTCCGGTAACGATCGTACGTCCTTCACATACCTATGGAGTTACAGCTATTCCGGCAGCCCTGACCAGCGGCAAGCATCCCTGGTCACTGGTCGAGCGGATCCGCAAGGGACAGCCGATTGTCATTCACGGGGATGGCACCTCTCTCTGGACTATGACTCACAATACGGATTTTGCCAAAGGCTTTGTAGGCCTGCTGGGCAATCCGGAAGCAATTGGCGAAGCGGTTCATATCACGTCTGATGAATCGCTGAACTGGAATCAGATTTATGCCGCGATTGGCGAAGCAGCGGGAAGAGAGCCGAAGGTGGTTCATATCTCGACAGATTTCATCGCCGGCCATACCCCGGCAGGAACCGCAGACGGCCTGATCGGCGACCAGGCGGTGAGCAGCGTGTTCGACAACAGCAAGATTAAGCGGCTGGTGCCTGAATTCAGTGCTACAGTTCCGTTTGCTGAGGGGATCAGGCAGTCCGTTGAGTGGTTCGAGGCACGCCCGCAGCGCTGCACCGTCGACGCGGAGTGGTCCAAAATGCTGGACATGCTGATCAGCAGACACGGCATCGACGCCAAGCTGTTGTCCTATTACGTGTAACAGGATGTGGCATGAATCAGGGAATGGTGAATATACTCTCACTACCGAAACCCGTAAAAAGGAGTCCTGGCCATGCCGACACATCCTTATGTATCCCGCTTTTTTGTCAATTCCGATGCCCGCCGTGACAAGCTGATTTACGATTTGCCGGAGTCCTGGTGGAGCCGGCCTTATGAATATGAATGGTGTACGAATTTCATTTCGCCCCATGATGTGGTGCTTGATGCCGCCTGTGGTATATCCCATCCGCTCAAGTTCTATCTTGCCGGCTACAGCGCCGAGGTGTATGCCTGCGATATAGATGCCAGAATCGTTTCAAAGGAAGCTATCCTCCAGGATATTGCAGATGATATCGGGCTGGAGGCGGCAAGGCAGGTAATGGCCAGAAGAACAACCAGCCTGCATCTGGCTCAGGCCGACCTGACTTCGCTGCCATATGGTGACGAAAGCTTTGATACAATTTTTTGCATCTCGGTGCTGGAGCATCTGTCCGTGGACGATGCCGTCCTGGCGATCCGGGAGTTCCACAGAACCCTGAACGGGGAGGGGCTGCTGGTGCTGACGTTTGATTATCCGACCGTGAATCTGCCGGTGATGAACGAAGTGCTGCTGCAGGCCGGATTCCAGTATTGGGGGGAGACGGATTTCCAGCTTCCGGCGGATGCCCTGCGGACAGACCAGTGGGGCGGGCTGAACTGCTTCCGGGCGGTGCTGAAAAAAGCGCAAAGCTAGCAGGGACTTTCTACTCTTTTGGGTAATGAATATTATCGTTATAGTTGATAAATATCTTATCAAAAGGAGTAACCCGAGTGCGCAGAGCTGCCATACTTATTGTAATCCTCTTTATGCTGATCCCGGTCCCGGCGGTTTTTGGTGAGGCATCCCAAACACAGCCGGCAGACCGGATCACCCTGACCTTCGCCGGAGATATCCTGCTGGACGGCTTCGTGGGGGATCAGATTGCCAGATACGGTGTCAATTTCCCGTTTGCCAAGGTAGCTCCTGTCCTGCAAAAGGCTGATCTGGCTTTCGCAAATTTGGAGACTCCAGTCTCGGTGCGCGGCAAGGCGGCGGAGAAGACCTTTGCCTTCCGCTCCAAGCCGGCGGCGCTCGGAGGCTTGAGCTATGCCGGCATTGACGGCGTGACACTGGCGAACAATCACATCCTTGACTACGGGCAGGCTGCGATGCTGGATACGCTGGTCCATCTGGATAAATACAAGATCGGCCATACCGGAGCCGGCAGCAATATCAGCGAGGCATTCAAGCCGTATGTCAAAACGGTCAAGGGCAAACGGATCGCCGTGCTCGGTGCAAGCCGGGTGCTGTCCGGCCCTTCCTGGCATGCCGGGAAGGATACCCCGGGAGCCGCGTCAGCCTACACTGCCGAGCCGCTGCTCAGTGCCATCAAAAAGTCTGCCAAGGATAACGACTATACTGTCGTATATCTGCACTGGAACGAGGAGTTCAAGGATTATCCTGAGAAATATGCCCGGACACTGGCCAAGCAGATGATTGACAGCGGCGCTGATATCATCATCGGTGCGCACAGCCACTGCCTGATGGGCATTGAGTATTACAAGCACAAGCCGATCTACTACTCGCTGGGTAACTTTGTGTTCAATAAGTCCACGCGCGGCGGAGAGAAGACCGTGCATTCGATGCTGGCTGACTTTACGATTACGAAATCGGGTATTACCAGCAGAATTACTCCGGTCAAGATTATCGGGGGACAGCCGAACTTTATGGGCGCTGCCTATAATAAGGAAGCAATCCAAAAGCTGAACCAGCTGTCATTCAACGCCAAGATCGCCACGGACGGAACAGTCAGCGAGAAGCAGTGAGCTGCAGGCTGATGTCATAAGCTTAGCACCTTTCAACCTTAGCCGCTCACCCTACAGTTCCACGCTAGCTGCTTCTGCTGCTAACCGGCAATTAGTTTGATTTTAGTCACCTAATCCTGCGCCAATGTGGAATTCAAGGCGATTAGCCGGAAAAATGTATCCTAATTCGCCGCTAACGGTGAGACCCCCTTATCCCGGAGTCCTCAGTATAAAACCGGTACTTGTCGTAGCTATGCTCTTTATTTCGCTTTTTTCCTCGGCCAGAAGAAGGCGGACCGGTCTTCTAGGCCCATGACCCACTCTGAAAATTCAACCGGTGGCATGTTGCGAAGGCTGGTGTGCATTCTCCGGTTGTTGTAGAAATCCATGTACCGGTCCACGGCTTCATAGGCCTCGTCGAACGTTTCGAATGCCTCTTTACGGAACAAATCCCGATCAATATTACTGTGGAACGATTCAATAAAAGCATTTAAATCCGGTGTTCGAGGCGGAATGCGTTCATGAGTCATTTCCCAGCTTTCACACATGTCACCA
Proteins encoded:
- a CDS encoding aldo/keto reductase family protein; this encodes MKYRRLGGSGLKVSEISLGSWLTYGGYVERDNAVKAIETAYGLGVNFFDTANVYEKGAAETLLGETLRGFPRESYVLATKVYGVMGDGPNDRGLSRKHITEQCHASLKRLGADYVDIMYCHRYDPETPVEETLRTLDDLVRQGKVLYVGVSEWTAAQMTEALAVADRYLLDRIVVNQPIYNMFERYIEKEIIPLGERKGIGQVVFSPLAQGLLTGKYSSADDIPEDSRASKLERMRHGITEEKIAKVQALGEIAAELDISVGNLALSWILRQPNVASALVGASRPEQVEENVKASGIELNDEVLSRIAAIIE
- a CDS encoding class I SAM-dependent methyltransferase — translated: MPTHPYVSRFFVNSDARRDKLIYDLPESWWSRPYEYEWCTNFISPHDVVLDAACGISHPLKFYLAGYSAEVYACDIDARIVSKEAILQDIADDIGLEAARQVMARRTTSLHLAQADLTSLPYGDESFDTIFCISVLEHLSVDDAVLAIREFHRTLNGEGLLVLTFDYPTVNLPVMNEVLLQAGFQYWGETDFQLPADALRTDQWGGLNCFRAVLKKAQS
- a CDS encoding SDR family oxidoreductase; amino-acid sequence: MKVLFIGGTGLISEAVSKLAVGQGIELYLFNRGERDAFVPEGAKVIRGDIRDAAGAAEALKGYEFDAVVDWIAFTPEHVQTDIGLFAGKTKQYIFISSASAYQKPQRSYLITEETPLVNPYWEYSRNKIACEELLLEEHRSSAFPVTIVRPSHTYGVTAIPAALTSGKHPWSLVERIRKGQPIVIHGDGTSLWTMTHNTDFAKGFVGLLGNPEAIGEAVHITSDESLNWNQIYAAIGEAAGREPKVVHISTDFIAGHTPAGTADGLIGDQAVSSVFDNSKIKRLVPEFSATVPFAEGIRQSVEWFEARPQRCTVDAEWSKMLDMLISRHGIDAKLLSYYV
- the secD gene encoding protein translocase subunit SecD, coding for MTINRRRIFAFTATVIILCTIITATIPRVLEEVRLGLDLKGGFEVLYEAQPLEPGGVITPESLRQTAASLEKRVNALGTSEPEIWTEGTNRIRVRLPGVTDEQNIRELLGKPAELTVVGPDGSLELRGDDFVEGETLAVRDELGHPGVLVTLKNPDKLKEMSTRLLNRQIRFELDGELLTDPVVQAVMTNGQMRIVGAFSQKEASELADIINMGALPLKLNEKLNQTIGASLGQEALTQTLRAAAIGSIVVLLFMLVFYRLPGLIASFTLITYGWLLLICFNLVQAVMTLPGIAAFVLGVGMAVDANIITYERIKEELRSGKSLPSALTAGSRHSFRTIMDSNVTALISAICMFSLGSGAIKGFAVTMILSIVLSILTNVYFSQWLLRQLGRSGRLQNSRWYSVKPSGIHAFGAHEAHEVTASHRSFNFTGSRKYFYAFSGVLSVIGIVSLLIQQVNYGVDFRAGTSLDIQLSQSITQPQAESIIREAGFQPAVVTIGGEAADRVSLRFNETFPPDSGNASIIGNALTARIGGTASLEENTVDPDIAREFAKKAGLAVALSCLAILVYVGLRFEKRFAFGAIIALLHDVFVVITIFSIFQLEINLPFIAAMLTIIGYSINDTVVIFDRIRENLKGGIPRDRKQLEHIVNTSINQTLLRSVNTFLCVLFASAAILFWGSESIRLFSLAMTLGLITGVYSSVCIASQMWLSLTLRKLSREERNAIDDADPYRMSALQLEYEDADEPAR
- a CDS encoding glycosyltransferase, with the protein product MSSDKPRLTLSMVVRNEQGRYLRHALERHRHYISDAVIIDDGSTDGTPGLCLEMLQGIEVKLIRNQASRFSNEIELRRQQWEETVAVKPDWILNLDADEWFEDAFDGQVESLISRDGVYLYSFRLYDFWTMSAYRDDAYWQAHHYYRPFLLRYEPGYQYTWRETSQHCGRFPDNIYGLHNEISGLRLKHLGWARAEDRVSKHRRYMELDPGGINGSLAQYHSILDPEPRLLEWED
- a CDS encoding CapA family protein encodes the protein MRRAAILIVILFMLIPVPAVFGEASQTQPADRITLTFAGDILLDGFVGDQIARYGVNFPFAKVAPVLQKADLAFANLETPVSVRGKAAEKTFAFRSKPAALGGLSYAGIDGVTLANNHILDYGQAAMLDTLVHLDKYKIGHTGAGSNISEAFKPYVKTVKGKRIAVLGASRVLSGPSWHAGKDTPGAASAYTAEPLLSAIKKSAKDNDYTVVYLHWNEEFKDYPEKYARTLAKQMIDSGADIIIGAHSHCLMGIEYYKHKPIYYSLGNFVFNKSTRGGEKTVHSMLADFTITKSGITSRITPVKIIGGQPNFMGAAYNKEAIQKLNQLSFNAKIATDGTVSEKQ
- a CDS encoding tetratricopeptide repeat protein, yielding MNSPQLLIASPIRQKPEILSLFLHSLGKLNTAGLGADYMFVDDNTDPASSRLLHQFARRAGGAVTIVSPPEEGAAAYLRDDDSHRWPEAAVWRVAAMKDQILQAAVDADYTHVFLADSDLLFHPQTLKALLDCGKELVSAIFWTRWQTDTMEMPQVWLHSEYGQHPLTRREELTPRQCWSQVQSFYAKLRRPGLHEVGGLGACTLISRQALLQGVRFAEIPNLGYWGEDRHFCVRAAALGLQMFVETTYPAYHIYRSSDLAGCSAFFEACSQAAQAAGSDLEIALEYIHYGYDEAAAQRLEQFLMENQGSEDEQVTALLELDACYGRLGDTEKGLVLLTKAAVSCSRAELSFRIGAKWMDQQAWEEALRWLKQALAAPRPAHWETLPGKDTWTWKPCIQLCVCYSRLGSWQTAYEYNEQGLTYNPDHPVLLTNRSALLDKLGSAEMQSAIQETG
- the secA gene encoding preprotein translocase subunit SecA, translated to MLRQVQKIFNHEDWELNRLSRIIESMDRIAPEITALSDDGLRARTAVFRTRINNGEPLYELLPEAFAVVREAVCRVLGLILYDVQLLAGAALLEGDIAEMKTGEGKTLASIPAGYVHALTGKGVHIVTANEYLAVRDSTQLQAVYQFLGLSVGCTLNGMSRDQKRRAYACDLTYGTASEFGFDYLHDHLSLYSEQLVQRPLYYAMIDEVDSILIDEARTPLIISGRGQRPSMLYYRMNRFILPLREGFDFSIDLKAKTLTLTELCVRKTEREFMIDNLFDPEHSLIHHHLNQALRAHHLIRRDIEYIVKDNTILLIDPNTGRLMPGRRYSDGLHQAIEEKEGLHVGTEMVTRAAMTLQHYFAGYPRLAGMTGTAVTEHNEFRQVYGLHVVRIPTRLPCIRTDLEDLVYLTETAKNSAILSEVLERHANGQPVLIGTVSIERSEKLSALLQEAGISHRVLNARRHAEEAEIIAVAGRKGAVTIATNMAGRGTDIQLGEGTAEAGGLHVIGTERHESRRIDHQLRGRSGRQGDPGSSRFFLSLEDSLFQRFGSDSLSRKMLKLGHDENSPLEGRLVSLSIESAQHVVEGIHYDTLLHVIQYDDVINRQQKLIYRDREEVLLSRTDGGLVKTMLEQWCRDLIGLHCPVEEVPEEWKLEVLQSAVNSLLDSGLQVGISDLRGLDQPQLYSCLTERLNEAYRRKEAAVGSFAMRNLEKFIILSQVDRNWMEHLDAMDQLREGIHLRAYAGNDPFQEYQYEGHEMFLAMIRNIGEAVCRELLQVRISPALHSGTEG